The Halotia branconii CENA392 region ATTTTATCTGATGCGGTTGGAAGAGTCGGGTAAAAAGTCGGATGGTATTCTTATATTCTGTTTAAAAATAGATGTTTGATTAGTAATTAAATTGGGAAATATAAATTAATAGTTTTAAGTTTATTTAACCTATAAGTTAATGAAAAAATCAGGTGCATTACTAATTACAATTGCAATATTGGGACTGTTGTTACAAGGCTGCAACAAATATAAAGTCTATTGGATGCCTTCAGAAGCAATGCTGCCAAATGTACAAACAAAAGATAAGTTGCTAGTAGACACATCTAGCTACTATTCCCAAGTTCCACAAAGATATGACCTAGTATTATTTTCACCTACGGAACAGCTTAAAACAGAACAATATAGTGACCCCTTTATTAAGCGTGTAGTTGGTTTACCTGGAGAAAAGATAGAAATCAAGGATGGGAAGATTTATATAAACAATCAATCTATACAAGAGAATTATATTCTCAATGGACAGAAAACATTAGTTGATATTTGTCCATTAGAATATACACCTTATCTATCAAAGCCTGTCACTATACCTTCTAACTCGTACTTTATGCTAGGTGATAACCGCGAAAAAAGTTATGATAGTCGCTGTTGGGGTATTGTCCCAAAAAATAATCTTATTGGCAAGGTAGTAAAAATTTTAAAGTATTAAATCGCTTGAAGTTGACGTTAAGCAAAGCGAAAGTCAATCTTGTGATAAATCTCCAAATTGCTGACGATAACGTTCAATTTGCTGTTGCGCTGATTCCAACCTTTCTTCTGGTGTTTGATAACGCTTTCCTTGTTGATCATACCAATATAAAACCTGACGTTGGATATTACCAGATATATATTGTCCTCTACCAATTCCTAAATTAATTTCTGGCATCCAAAAGGGTTCACCAATTTGTAGTTGATAAGTGCCATTAACTAGCCGATAAACTTCAAAAGGTTGATGGCGATCGCGTTGCCAATATTCTGGATTATAAATAATGTAGTATAGCACTCCTAACTTGGCATAAATGTCTAATTTAGTGTTGTATTCTCCACTGGGAGTTAAAGAGACGATTTCCAAGACCAGGATAGGTGCAGTATTGTCTTCTTCCCAAACAACATAACTTTTGCGAGATTTACCTGCTTTGCGGCGTTCTACATTTAAACTCAAGAATCCGTCTGGTACAATCGGCACTAGTGGACTAACCCCTGTAGTATGGTAAACACCCATATCTACACCAAAAAACCAGTCATTGCGGCTTGCCCAAATAAATTCCAGCAAAAATAAAAGCAGGTTTGGAATAAAATTCTGGTCTTCGTTATCCACAGGAGTATCGTCTGAACAAGGAAGTTCAGCACTGCTAGGCAGAGATTGGCGTGGGTCGGATTTCACCATAGATAATAATGGTGTTAAGATGACTGACCTATGACTTTCATTCTAAGCGATACGAACTTATTAAAACTTTTACAATAATCAAAATTCAACGCCCCAGCAGTTGCCAGGGCGTTATTTAAGCAGTATTACACCTCAAAAAAGCTATTTAGTTAGCGATCGCGCTCTCGCCAACTTTTATCTATATAGCGTTGGTCTCCCACCTCTGATACCTGGATAGAGGCTTTATAACCTCCTCTGATTCTGGTAGTGTAAACGCGAGTTTTGACCTTCACTTGTCTAGGATCTACTCCTACTTTTAACCCTTCAACGAGTACCCGACCGTCAAAGTCTTCATTGCTATTAATGCCCTTAAGCGCCAAAATTGTCGGAGTAATATCAACATTACTTGCGGGTGTCTCAATAGTTACCCCTTGTTTGAAATCAGCTCCCCAAGCAAAAAAGGTGTTGCGAACATTCCAAGGACTCATGCTGCCGTGACCACTAGCATTACCTGTGAGTGGGCCAGTTGTTCCACCGCTAGTTTCTGTAAAGTCGGTTCCCTCAACACCAAAGGCATTTTTATTTGATGTCCAAGGAAAAGTCAAAATGATGTCAGCACCTCGTTCTTGATTGAACTCATGGATAAGTTCCAAAGAGAAGGTTCCTGGAACCCAACCTTCTGGTTGAGGAGGGCGTTGCCAATCTTTTGGAGTAAATCTAGTATCAAATCGAGGTCTTTCTCCAAATGGTCTGCGTGCTGCGGTAAATAGAACACCACTCCAGTCTTGTTTTTGTAAGAAGTTAGCAATCTTTTCGATTTGTCTGGGATTACGATCTTTGACGTGCAGCAATACAGCCTGACTGCTGCTAGCTAAGACGACATCATCTGAATCTTTACCCAGCTTGAGTCCAGCATTAATTAATTCTTGTTGTACATTGACCGCAAAAGTCTGAACGCTGAAGCCATGATCTGAAATTACGAAAATATTAGTTCGGTTAAATAACCCCAGTTTTTTGAGCCGATTCAGAACTAGACCAATGTTGCGATCGTCATTGCGGATGACGTTGATACCTTCTGGAGAACCAGCGCCAAATTGATGCTGAGTGTGGTCAGGTTCGGTTAACCAGTTAAAAATTACATCCGGTTTTAGCTCTGGAAGTACATAATCTGTAAGAACCTTCTCAGTCCAGTCTACCGCTTCGTTATATTGGTCATCTCCATTGGTATCTTGATTAGCAGGAGCAGCACCAAAACGAGCGAGAATTTCTTGGTTGACATTAGCGGGGAATGCTACAAGTTTACCTGGGTCGAAATATCCATTAATCAAAAAGCCAACATTATTAGTGATAGAACGGGGATTGAGAAGAAGTGTGCTACCTGTTGAACCAGAACTAATTGCAGCCAATTTCAGACCGTTTTCTTGGAGATGTTCACCCAAAGTTTTGACAAAAACTAACTTTCCATCAGTTACTTCATCTAGTTTTAGGAGATTAGTATATTCGCCTGTGCTAAATGAACTGGTTGGGTTCACTTGCGGCACATACATCGAGTTGCTGACAATGCCATTTTTACCTGGATAATATCCTGTACCGATCGCTGTTGCGTTAACGCGAGTCACCGTAGGGAAAACAGCATGACTATTAACATAATTGACACCCTCTTGACGCAAACGATATAGATTAGGCGTGTTTTGGGGATTAATGGAATCGGGGCGCAATCCATCTAAAATAAAGACTAAATTGAGACGAGCTTGACCAGGCAGTATAGAGTTAGGCTTTTTGTGGTGGTAGGTTGTGTCAGCTAGAGTTAATGTATTCTGACGTAATAAGTATTCTCCTGCACCAAAAGTAACAGCAGACATCCCAATAACTAATCCACCTAGAAACAAACGCCGCTTGAGCGAGTGTGTTTTTACTTGTCTTTGGTTGTTGTTCATACAATCTCTTTTTGACGATACAGCAGAGTAGCGGCGATCGCTGCTTCTAAAACAAGAAGGCTAGAAAGCAGCTTGAACAGAAACAGGAAAACTCAGTAAATTTTGTTTTCTTTGTGACAAAAAAAACTGTTAAATTCACTGTTTCTTCTTTGTGGTTGATTTTGCAAGTTTTGTTTTAACGTCTATTTACCAACGACTTAACTTTGAGTTAAGTCTGGATTAAAAGCCAACTTCATAAACAAAACTTTCAGTGCGGTTTCATAAAGTCGGATTCACAAAAATTTATCCGAAAAATTAAGAAACTAAACTGTAGAGTAACTATAGTTGCTCCTAAAATTTGAACTAAACTACCCTTGTCGTGACAAAATGAATGCTGAAGCGGCATTAGCATGGTTAGACACTATCATTCCTGCTCAGACCGGGGAACGGTTGAGCGATTTGCAAAAAGTTATTCTTCAGCAAGTTTGGTTGGGTAAAAAATATTTAGATATCGCCAACGATTATGGCTGCACTGAAGGACATGCTAAAGATGTTGGTTCACAGTTATGGAAGTTGCTTTCTCAAGCACTGCGAGAGAAAATTACCAAAAGTAATTGTCGAGCTACTTTAGAACGTTATTTAAGAAAAACCAGTATTTCTAGTTTGCTTGATTATTCACGATCGCCTCAGCCTTCAATCTCCGCAAAACCAGAAGATATTAATTTTATTGGACGACAAGAAGCGATCGCTCACCTAAATACTTTAGTTGCTCAAGGGTCTAAAGTCATCGTTATCCAAGGTGAGGGAGGCTTAGGCAAAACTACTCTCGCCCAGCAATATCTACAAACTCAGGGATTTGATTTGGTTTTAGAACTGCTGATGGCCAAGGAAACTCCAAATATTACCTCTGCGGAACGCATTGTAGAAGAGTGGTTAAAACAGGACTTTCACGTAGAACCAGGGGTAGAATTTGGCGTAACTTTGGGAAGACTGAAGCGCCAACTTCATACCCGACGCGTTGGGGTGTTAATTGATAACCTGGAACCAGCCTTAGATCAACAAGGACAAGTGATTGCTCTGCATCGCAGTTATGTGGAATTATTACGGGTTTTAGCTGATGCAAGAGTGCAATCTGTCACCTTAATTACAAGCCGCGATCGCCTCTGTGAACCAGGGCTAAATGTAACTCATTATCGGCTTCCGGGTTTGGATCAAACTGCGTGGCTACAGTTTTTTAGTAATCGCGGAATATTGATTGATCTATCAACCTTAGATATTATGCATCGCACCTATGGGGGCAATGCCAAAGCGATGGGTATTCTCCGCGGTTCGATTCAGGAGGATTTTAATTATGATATGGTTGCTTATTGGCAAGAAAATCATAGCGACCCCCTCGCAGTCACAGACTTAAAAAATTTAGCAGTTAGTCAAATTAATCGTCTGCAATTCCTCGATCTTCAAGCCTACCGTCTACTTTGTCGCCTGGGATGCTATCGTTACCAAGATGTCCCTACCATCCCATCTTTAGGACTGTTCTGTTTATTATGGGATGTGCCACCAAGTCAGCATCGCCAAATTATTACTTCTTTGAAAAATCGCTCTTTGGTGGAGTGCCATCAAGGTGAATATTGGCTACATCCGGTAATTCGAGCCGAGGCGATCGCTCGCTTACGCACTAGCAATGAATGGCAAATTACAAATCACAAAGCCGCAGAATTTTGGACGGCTAATGTCCAAAAGATTGAAACCTTTAAAGATGCTTTACAAGCTTTAGAAGCTTATTATCATTATATAGAAATTCATCATTTTGAGTTAGCAGGCAAAGTTATTCTTAAAAGTAGAAATAACCAATGGCAACAGTTTTTACCACTTGGAAGTACGCTGTACCGGATGGGATTGATTCAGCCTGTATTAGCTGCCATTACTTTAGTTATTAATAATATCAAAAATGACGAAAAACTCAGTGAACTTTACAATATTTTAGGCGATTTGTATTGGATAACAGGTAAAATTCATCAGGCGATCGCCTGTCAAGAAAAAACTATTACTTTTGCTGCTCAATCATTTAAATCTTTGCTTTTACAGCCAGACAATAAGCATCATGCCTACTATCTAAGAATGCTAGAGGTAGATTCCTTATTAAGCATTGGTCTTTACAAAATAGATTTGTGGGAATTAAAGACATCCGCAAAGTTATTTCAGCAGGTGATTGACTTGGCTCAAAATACAGATCATCATCGCTGGGCAGAAAAAGCTTTTGTGTGTCTAGCCTTAGTCAATTCTTATTTAGGACTACATGATAGTGCCTGTTCATTGGCAGATATAGCTTATTGCGATATGACAAATGAACAGATTACAGAACAGACGGGGAGATTTGCCTATTTTATGCAAATTGTAGGGCAAACCTACGTCAATTTAGGAGATTTTACCAAAGCTCATCAAATTTTTGACCAGGCTTTAATTTTTGCTGAACAAAGTCATTATTTACAAGTAAAAGCTAAAACTCTTAACGGTTTAGCAGAAATTTATCGGCAACAATCTCAATTTGAGTTGGCTCTTAATAATCACATAGAAGCAATTGAACTTTTAGAAAAAATTAGTGCTAAGTGTGACCTAGCGGAAGCTTATTTTCAATTGGGTTTAACTTATCAAAAAATGGCTAAATTCGATCAATGTCAGATAAAATTTCAGCAAGCAATACGGTTATTTACTGACATGCAAGCCCCACAACAAGTTAAAAAAGTTTGTGCTTATTTTCGCTAGGTTGAGCGAGAAATCAAATTACAGTTTTAACTGTGCTGTAAAAATTCTACTTTGGGCAATAATGGGTCAGTTACAATACCCACACCACTATAACCCCATCGCTTTAACAAACTGCCTAACTGCGTACCAGGAAGAGATTCTACAGCAAAGCGATTCGCCACTTCTGCCGCGTGGGTGTTGAGATAACTTAAAGCATCAAAGTGTTCCCGAAACAGCAATAAATAACTCGATGTTTCAGTATTAGGACGAGCGATGAGATAACGGCCGTCAGCTTGCGATCGCACTATGTAATAAACTTCAGACAGCATGGAAACTAGATCCAAATGGACAAGAAAATTAAGATTCCAACCGAATCCGCGGGTCAGCTACCTTTAATAACAAGTCTGCCATTAAGTTGCCTACATTCAGTAATACCGCACTCATGACTAAGCTAGCCATAACTAGATACTGGTCTTTAGCAATTACCGCTTGTAAGGTCAACCTTCCTAAACCCGGCCAGTTAAAGAATTGTTCAGCAATAAATGCACCACCTAATAAAGCTGCTAACTCAAAACCCAACAAAGTGATTAACGGGTTAATGGCATTGCGGAGGGCGTGAACATAAATTACGCGATTTTCTGGTAATCCTTTCGCACGAGCCGTTTGAATATAATCTTGACGCAAAACATCTAATAATTCACCGCGAGTTATCCGCTGCAAACCAGCAAAACTGGTGATACTCAAAGCGATAGTAGGTAAAATCATGTGCCAGCCGATATCAATAATTTTACCAAACCACGATAAGTCAGCGTAATTGATACTGGTCATACCACCCACCGGGAACAAAGGCGAAGTCATCTGAGCAAATATGAGTAAGAATAAAGCAGTGATAAAACTGGGAAAACCTTGTCCAGCATAGCTAATCACTTGTAAAATTCTATCTCCAGCGCGGTTTTGCTTCACAGCAGCAAAAATTCCTAAGGGAATAGCCACCGCCCAGGTAAAAATTAAAGAAGCGATCGCTAACAGCAAGGTTGCTGGTATTCTTTCCCATAACAAAGAAGCTACTGAGCGTTGATAAACAAAACTTGTGCCAAAATCTCCTTTTGTCAAGATTCTCCACAGCCATAGCCCAAATTGTTCCGGCCAAGACTTATTCAAACCAAACTGTTGTCTAAGTTCCTCAATTCGTTCTGGGGAAATTTTTGGGTTTTGCCGCAAAGTATCTACATAATCCCCCGGAGACAATTTCATGATGAAAAATGACAGCGCTGTTGCTAAAAGCAAGGTAAACAACGCTTGCAATATCCGCTTCACCACATAAATAAAAGTCTCGCTCGTAACTAAGCTGATAAGCCAGTTCCGACTTGTCTCCAAAGAAATTTTCGTAGAAGTCATTGATTCTTTTTCAATTACTAATCACTAATATTCAACAAGAGAGATAATTGGCACATCTGGTAGATGTTTACGCCCTTGTAAATCCCGTAGCTCGATAATAAACCCAAATCCCACTAGTTCACAGCCAATCTTTTGTAATAATTTTGCTGTGGCACTGGCTGTCCCACCTGTGGCAATTAAATCGTCTACAATCAAAACTCGGCTACCTGGATGTAAAGCGTCTTGATGAACTTCTAAGCAATCAGTACCATACTCCAATTCATATTCAATTGCATGAACGGCTGCTGGTAATTTGCCCTTTTTGCGTATAGGGATAAAACCAGATCCTAATTTATAAGCTAGAGGAGAGCCGAAAATGAACCCCCGTGACTCCATACCTACAACGTAATCTACCTTGAGTTCAGCCTCTGTGCATTTTTGTGTAAAAAAGTCAATAGTATATCGCAATCCGACTGGATCGCGCAGTAAAGTAGTGATATCTCGAAATAAAATTCCGGGTTTGGGAAAATCTGGGATGTCGCGAATTAAAGATTTTAAATCCATAAAACTAAGTAATAGGGCATGGGGCATGGGGCATAGGAAAAAGGAATCGGGGCAGAAGAGAAGTGCGGTAAGGCAGCGCGGTCTTGGGGGTTTCCCCCATGAGTGACTGCTGCACCCCTTGTGGGTCTTGGGGTCTCACGCCAGTCGCCTCAAGTCGGGAAACCCGCCCACAGCGCTGGCTCCCCAAATGGAGCAACTTCGGGGTGCGGGGTGCTGAGGGGAATGAAGAAAAATTACCTCTTTCTCCTTTTCTCCCTGCTCCCTGCCCCCTGCCTTTTCTTTCCCCTGCTCCTCTGCCTCTTATAGAGTCCCAAATTCTGTATACCTGAAAAATCGTACACTATAATGTCATACGCTTGGGGTTGAAGCTTCTATTGCATTATCCATTGACGATACTTAGAATCTACACCAAGCTAAAGATGGACTTGTATTAACAAACAAAGAGAGTAAACTTATGTTTTAAAAATCTGGATTTCAGTAGATGAAAATCTTTAAGTAGAACAAGTTAAGTAATGTATATACCCAGGCAGTCTCAATATTGCTGTAAGTCTCATGTTCTTCTTTGGCTGCTGATCTAAAGTTAGTTTTTACTAGTTTTACCTAGTCTGTTAGAACCGCACAAGGTATTTTATAGAAATGAGTGTCTCCGCGAGCATCACGCCGTTCAACAGTCCAAATTCTCCATCATTGCCCATGATTTTGGACACTTTACCAGATCCTGCGATCGCAGGACAGACATGTTCACCTAGAACTAGGCTACAAATTGATTTAATTTTACTGGCAATCGAAGCTTTAGAGCTTGGCAGTTCTGAAGCGATTTTAGCTTTTGCTGAAGAGTTGGAATTGAAAGGAATTATTAAAGATCGAGTAAATTTATGGCGGATGCGTAGTTCTAACCCCATGCGACGAGCGCATATCCGCCGACCTTTAACCATTATGGAAGCAAAAGCTTTGGTGGTCATTGCTTGCTACATTGCCCGGCGTTTAACAGTCGTAATTCGCCAAATGCTCATGCTCTGCCAGCAAATGAATGAAAAGCAAATACCGCTAGAACAAAATTTACGTCTATCAAATTATCTAGAACGGTTTCGAGTTCATTTTAAGAGTAGGATGAATGTCCGCCGTTCTGGTTTTTTGGCGTTAAATTCTGATGAAAAATTAGATGAGTTAGCTATAAATTTGTTAGGACAATTATTATTTTGTACTGGTACAGCTGGAATGCAGCGTTTCTGGATCAGTCTTTTTGACGGTGAAGTAGAATGAATATCCAACGTAAGTACAGTTTGCCTAATTGTACACTGCTTTTAGAAGGTTTAAGCGATGCTGCAAGATCGGCACAATTTCAGGAATTGCGCCCTGAACTGTCAATTTTAGTGAATGCAGAATGCTATTTCCCTAATTATAATCAGCCCTTGGTTGGAGGACGGGAATTTTTTGAAAGCTTGGTCAGGGCAGTTAGCGGCTATGCCCAAGAATTTTTGAGCAATGTGCCAAATCCGCAAGCTCACAATGAAGAATCAGAGCTTGTAGAGCTACAAAAACTTAGTGTTAACAGACATCGGTTAATTGTGCATTCTGAAGCCAATTCAGAAGGTTTGGCATCTAATGGCAACTCTCACAAACAGCCTATTCAAATAGATTTGAATACGGTGCAACTATTTGATTTAGTAGAAGCTGTAGATCAGTTTTTTGCTGATTCTCAAACATTACCAGAGTTATCACTAGAATTACAACCAGTCACCAGACGTTATGGTGGTGCTAGTCAAGCCTTACTCAAACAGGCAGTACCTGCAAGTGTTGGAGTTTCGAGTTTAGCAGTTGCAGCGATCGCTTTTAGTTTGATTCCAGCTCCAGAGGTGCGCCCACCCCAGCCTAAACCAGAGGAACAGACTAACTCTGCAACACCTAGCACCAGTCCTTCAGTACCTCCAACAACAGCACCCACAGATACTGCAACTCCTGCACCGACTCCCATCGCTGTGGCAACTCCCACACCCGGTACACAACCCGCAGTTAAAGATTTAGAAGCACTTTTAAATACAGTTAATGAAATTACTGATCCATCTCAGCTACGGGTTTTGAATCGCCAAGTTTACAACCAAATTAATCCGGCTTGGAATAATCGCTCTGCATTGAAACAGGATTTAATGTATCGTGTGGGTGTAGCTGCGGATGGTGCGATCGTTGGTTATAAAGCGTTAAATAAAGATGCGAACCAAGGGATAGAACTAACTCCTTTGCCTAACCTACTTTATAATCCTGCTAAGCGTCCTGCCATTTCTAATGAACCAATTGCTCAATTTAAAATAGTTTTTACTAACCAAGGTGTGTTAGAAGTTAGCCCTTGGCGAGGATACGCTAGAACTCCTGAAGTGATCGGTGCAAGAATTACTGAGCCGAAGGCAGTTAAAAGTTTAAACCAAAAGCTTTATAGTTCGCTTCGTCAAAGTTGGGGCGGTACTCCTACCTTCAAGCAAGATTTACTGTATCGGGTAGCAGTTAACAAAGATGGCACGATCGCCGACTATGAACCCCTTAATCAATCTGCTTTTGATTCTTTCCGCGAAACACCCCTACCGAAGATGTTTCAAGCACTTTACGGCTCAAATCTAGCTGCTCCTA contains the following coding sequences:
- the lepB gene encoding signal peptidase I, with product MKKSGALLITIAILGLLLQGCNKYKVYWMPSEAMLPNVQTKDKLLVDTSSYYSQVPQRYDLVLFSPTEQLKTEQYSDPFIKRVVGLPGEKIEIKDGKIYINNQSIQENYILNGQKTLVDICPLEYTPYLSKPVTIPSNSYFMLGDNREKSYDSRCWGIVPKNNLIGKVVKILKY
- a CDS encoding Uma2 family endonuclease — protein: MVKSDPRQSLPSSAELPCSDDTPVDNEDQNFIPNLLLFLLEFIWASRNDWFFGVDMGVYHTTGVSPLVPIVPDGFLSLNVERRKAGKSRKSYVVWEEDNTAPILVLEIVSLTPSGEYNTKLDIYAKLGVLYYIIYNPEYWQRDRHQPFEVYRLVNGTYQLQIGEPFWMPEINLGIGRGQYISGNIQRQVLYWYDQQGKRYQTPEERLESAQQQIERYRQQFGDLSQD
- a CDS encoding alkaline phosphatase family protein; protein product: MNNNQRQVKTHSLKRRLFLGGLVIGMSAVTFGAGEYLLRQNTLTLADTTYHHKKPNSILPGQARLNLVFILDGLRPDSINPQNTPNLYRLRQEGVNYVNSHAVFPTVTRVNATAIGTGYYPGKNGIVSNSMYVPQVNPTSSFSTGEYTNLLKLDEVTDGKLVFVKTLGEHLQENGLKLAAISSGSTGSTLLLNPRSITNNVGFLINGYFDPGKLVAFPANVNQEILARFGAAPANQDTNGDDQYNEAVDWTEKVLTDYVLPELKPDVIFNWLTEPDHTQHQFGAGSPEGINVIRNDDRNIGLVLNRLKKLGLFNRTNIFVISDHGFSVQTFAVNVQQELINAGLKLGKDSDDVVLASSSQAVLLHVKDRNPRQIEKIANFLQKQDWSGVLFTAARRPFGERPRFDTRFTPKDWQRPPQPEGWVPGTFSLELIHEFNQERGADIILTFPWTSNKNAFGVEGTDFTETSGGTTGPLTGNASGHGSMSPWNVRNTFFAWGADFKQGVTIETPASNVDITPTILALKGINSNEDFDGRVLVEGLKVGVDPRQVKVKTRVYTTRIRGGYKASIQVSEVGDQRYIDKSWRERDR
- a CDS encoding tetratricopeptide repeat protein; this encodes MNAEAALAWLDTIIPAQTGERLSDLQKVILQQVWLGKKYLDIANDYGCTEGHAKDVGSQLWKLLSQALREKITKSNCRATLERYLRKTSISSLLDYSRSPQPSISAKPEDINFIGRQEAIAHLNTLVAQGSKVIVIQGEGGLGKTTLAQQYLQTQGFDLVLELLMAKETPNITSAERIVEEWLKQDFHVEPGVEFGVTLGRLKRQLHTRRVGVLIDNLEPALDQQGQVIALHRSYVELLRVLADARVQSVTLITSRDRLCEPGLNVTHYRLPGLDQTAWLQFFSNRGILIDLSTLDIMHRTYGGNAKAMGILRGSIQEDFNYDMVAYWQENHSDPLAVTDLKNLAVSQINRLQFLDLQAYRLLCRLGCYRYQDVPTIPSLGLFCLLWDVPPSQHRQIITSLKNRSLVECHQGEYWLHPVIRAEAIARLRTSNEWQITNHKAAEFWTANVQKIETFKDALQALEAYYHYIEIHHFELAGKVILKSRNNQWQQFLPLGSTLYRMGLIQPVLAAITLVINNIKNDEKLSELYNILGDLYWITGKIHQAIACQEKTITFAAQSFKSLLLQPDNKHHAYYLRMLEVDSLLSIGLYKIDLWELKTSAKLFQQVIDLAQNTDHHRWAEKAFVCLALVNSYLGLHDSACSLADIAYCDMTNEQITEQTGRFAYFMQIVGQTYVNLGDFTKAHQIFDQALIFAEQSHYLQVKAKTLNGLAEIYRQQSQFELALNNHIEAIELLEKISAKCDLAEAYFQLGLTYQKMAKFDQCQIKFQQAIRLFTDMQAPQQVKKVCAYFR
- a CDS encoding ABC transporter permease, whose translation is MTSTKISLETSRNWLISLVTSETFIYVVKRILQALFTLLLATALSFFIMKLSPGDYVDTLRQNPKISPERIEELRQQFGLNKSWPEQFGLWLWRILTKGDFGTSFVYQRSVASLLWERIPATLLLAIASLIFTWAVAIPLGIFAAVKQNRAGDRILQVISYAGQGFPSFITALFLLIFAQMTSPLFPVGGMTSINYADLSWFGKIIDIGWHMILPTIALSITSFAGLQRITRGELLDVLRQDYIQTARAKGLPENRVIYVHALRNAINPLITLLGFELAALLGGAFIAEQFFNWPGLGRLTLQAVIAKDQYLVMASLVMSAVLLNVGNLMADLLLKVADPRIRLES
- a CDS encoding adenine phosphoribosyltransferase, which produces MDLKSLIRDIPDFPKPGILFRDITTLLRDPVGLRYTIDFFTQKCTEAELKVDYVVGMESRGFIFGSPLAYKLGSGFIPIRKKGKLPAAVHAIEYELEYGTDCLEVHQDALHPGSRVLIVDDLIATGGTASATAKLLQKIGCELVGFGFIIELRDLQGRKHLPDVPIISLVEY
- a CDS encoding DUF3038 domain-containing protein, whose protein sequence is MSVSASITPFNSPNSPSLPMILDTLPDPAIAGQTCSPRTRLQIDLILLAIEALELGSSEAILAFAEELELKGIIKDRVNLWRMRSSNPMRRAHIRRPLTIMEAKALVVIACYIARRLTVVIRQMLMLCQQMNEKQIPLEQNLRLSNYLERFRVHFKSRMNVRRSGFLALNSDEKLDELAINLLGQLLFCTGTAGMQRFWISLFDGEVE
- a CDS encoding DUF4335 domain-containing protein; its protein translation is MNIQRKYSLPNCTLLLEGLSDAARSAQFQELRPELSILVNAECYFPNYNQPLVGGREFFESLVRAVSGYAQEFLSNVPNPQAHNEESELVELQKLSVNRHRLIVHSEANSEGLASNGNSHKQPIQIDLNTVQLFDLVEAVDQFFADSQTLPELSLELQPVTRRYGGASQALLKQAVPASVGVSSLAVAAIAFSLIPAPEVRPPQPKPEEQTNSATPSTSPSVPPTTAPTDTATPAPTPIAVATPTPGTQPAVKDLEALLNTVNEITDPSQLRVLNRQVYNQINPAWNNRSALKQDLMYRVGVAADGAIVGYKALNKDANQGIELTPLPNLLYNPAKRPAISNEPIAQFKIVFTNQGVLEVSPWRGYARTPEVIGARITEPKAVKSLNQKLYSSLRQSWGGTPTFKQDLLYRVAVNKDGTIADYEPLNQSAFDSFRETPLPKMFQALYGSNLAAPNNKEPLAHFRVTFKPSGKLEVTPWRGYQ